In Geobacter anodireducens, a genomic segment contains:
- a CDS encoding phosphoesterase, with the protein MIESILREIRTHRSFLITTHENPDGDAVGSSLALAGYLKGLGKDVTIHFCDPVPELYRFLPLAGSVRHDLPDQDFDVCFVLDVGEFRRAGTLVNECRRIGMFINIDHHLTCDRFGTINYIDSAAAASGVLVYRIIKAAGHDIDYDTALALYTSIITDTGSFRYSNANPEAFAIAGELVATGINTWSIAEKLYESQPRQRLELLALALSTLSFSANGDCASITVTLDMYEKVGACAELTDGFVNYPRSIRGVEVAVFFREIQPQLFKVGFRSKGKIDVASLAAAFGGGGHHNAAGCTLTGGLAEVRKRVFDHLETAL; encoded by the coding sequence ATGATTGAAAGCATCCTCCGCGAAATTCGGACTCACCGTAGTTTCCTGATCACTACCCACGAGAACCCTGACGGCGATGCGGTCGGGTCATCCCTTGCCCTTGCCGGATACCTCAAGGGCTTGGGCAAGGATGTTACCATCCATTTCTGCGACCCCGTGCCCGAGTTGTACCGGTTTCTCCCCTTGGCGGGCAGTGTCCGGCATGACCTGCCGGATCAGGATTTCGACGTGTGCTTCGTTCTCGATGTGGGGGAATTTCGCCGTGCCGGCACACTTGTGAACGAGTGCCGCCGCATCGGCATGTTTATCAATATTGACCACCACCTCACCTGTGACCGCTTCGGCACCATCAATTACATTGATTCCGCAGCCGCGGCCAGCGGGGTGCTGGTCTACCGGATTATCAAGGCTGCCGGCCACGACATCGATTACGACACGGCCCTGGCACTCTATACTTCCATAATCACCGATACCGGCTCTTTCCGCTACTCGAACGCAAACCCCGAGGCCTTTGCCATTGCGGGCGAGTTGGTCGCCACAGGCATCAATACGTGGTCCATTGCCGAGAAGCTCTATGAAAGCCAGCCGCGTCAGCGTCTGGAACTTCTTGCGCTTGCTCTCTCGACGCTTTCCTTTTCCGCGAACGGGGATTGCGCCTCAATCACCGTGACTCTCGACATGTACGAGAAGGTTGGAGCCTGCGCCGAACTGACCGACGGTTTCGTCAATTACCCCCGTTCCATCAGAGGGGTGGAAGTCGCGGTCTTCTTCCGCGAGATCCAGCCGCAGTTGTTCAAGGTCGGATTCCGTTCCAAGGGCAAGATCGATGTGGCGAGCCTTGCCGCAGCCTTTGGTGGCGGCGGGCACCACAACGCGGCCGGCTGTACCCTGACCGGTGGTCTGGCTGAAGTCAGAAAGCGGGTCTTCGATCATCTGGAGACCGCTCTCTGA
- a CDS encoding ribosome-binding factor A, which produces MFNRSEKVAEAIHELVSGLIVKGMKDPRIGFITITGVKVTDDIRQATIYYTVMGDDEARASTAQGLASATGFLRREIGKQLRLKFAPELHFKYDRSIEYGNRIDQLLKEIETEKGSDD; this is translated from the coding sequence ATGTTCAATCGTTCAGAAAAAGTAGCCGAGGCGATCCATGAGCTCGTTTCGGGCCTCATCGTCAAGGGCATGAAGGATCCCCGCATCGGGTTCATCACCATTACCGGCGTGAAGGTTACCGATGATATCCGCCAGGCGACCATCTATTACACGGTCATGGGCGATGATGAGGCCAGGGCCTCCACGGCCCAGGGGCTTGCGAGCGCAACCGGTTTCCTGCGCCGGGAGATCGGAAAGCAGCTCAGGCTCAAATTCGCACCGGAGCTTCACTTCAAATACGACCGGTCAATCGAGTACGGCAACCGGATCGATCAACTGCTGAAAGAAATCGAGACTGAGAAAGGTTCCGATGATTGA
- a CDS encoding 50S ribosomal protein L7 has product MGGDEPRRSCIGCRQERGKSELLRFVLDPEGRVVPDIVAKLPGRGAYTCPDPVCVRAAIARKQFARAFRGEGSVAPADTLIAEIRARLEERISSYVALANKAGKVVSGSDTVMERLRRGDRLGLVILTEDISADIGEKVTSLAERYQVPCFRLLDKDRVGALLGKGLRSVAAIGESGFVPIILKELERYGNFLDGGAVDEQNPRV; this is encoded by the coding sequence ATGGGGGGAGACGAGCCACGCAGATCCTGCATCGGCTGCCGGCAGGAGAGGGGCAAGAGCGAACTGCTCCGTTTCGTTCTTGATCCCGAGGGAAGAGTCGTCCCCGATATCGTCGCCAAGCTTCCCGGCCGCGGTGCATATACCTGTCCCGATCCTGTCTGTGTGCGTGCTGCCATAGCGCGGAAGCAGTTTGCGCGGGCCTTCAGGGGGGAGGGTAGCGTTGCCCCTGCGGATACGCTGATCGCTGAGATACGGGCACGTCTCGAGGAGCGGATATCCTCGTATGTGGCCTTGGCCAACAAGGCAGGCAAGGTCGTGTCGGGAAGCGACACGGTGATGGAGCGCCTTCGGCGCGGTGACCGGCTTGGTCTCGTGATCCTCACGGAAGACATTTCCGCTGATATTGGTGAAAAAGTGACTTCCCTGGCCGAACGATACCAGGTACCTTGTTTCCGCCTCTTGGACAAGGATCGGGTCGGCGCTCTTCTCGGCAAGGGGTTGCGGAGTGTCGCGGCAATCGGGGAGAGCGGCTTTGTCCCTATAATTCTGAAAGAATTAGAACGTTACGGTAATTTCCTTGATGGGGGTGCGGTTGATGAGCAAAACCCACGTGTATGA
- a CDS encoding translation initiation factor IF-2, translating to MSKTHVYELAKKMGIENKELLARLKSLGIEVKNHLSVLEEEDVRKVTAPPAAPPKSGPQEEVRVTTTVIRRRRVAEVAPVEPPVEAAVPPAESAAAPVEIEGATGAADQAPSVVEPSVGQEPVAAPAQEQVTSVAESAPEPPVVQKAPVAPVAPPVDDRPTPNRARILGRVELPGITTPAPRSADRREATAPRKRIEERIMTPSPAERPASAGDDRRRAGTPPPPPRKGKEFVAPAEPDRGAKKPGGGGAGKKKEAFKKAELLEKRERIFEPGPKTGKGKRRERDMVSLGRKTEITVPKAIKRIIKISESITVGELAKRMGIKATDLIRLLMKMGMMVTINHPLDVDAATLVAAEFGYEIENVAIDVDEMLESVPDAPENLRKRPPVVTIMGHVDHGKTSLLDAIREANVIAGEAGGITQHIGAYDVELNGRKITFLDTPGHEAFTAMRARGAKVTDIVILVVAADDGVMPQTREAVNHSKAAGVPIIVAINKIDKPEAKPERVKQELMEFGLVSEEWGGETIFVEVSAKKRINLPELLEMVLLQADVMDLKANPGKDARGTIVEAKLDRGRGPVATVLVQEGTLKVGDYFVAGVHSGRVRAMQNDRGEKVAEAGPSMPVEVIGFTGVPDAGDVFISLTDEKRAKEIASHRQQKFRETELAKHSKMSLEQLYDKIQKGEVKDLNAIVKADVQGSVEAVSESLRKLSTDAVRLNVIHSSVGAITETDVNLASASNAIILGFNVRPEPKASVLAEKEGVDIRLYNIIYDAVEDIKKAMEGLLEPTLREKYLGRAEVREVFSVPKIGNVAGCYVQDGKMIRNAQVRLLRDNVVIYEGKMSSLRRFKDDVKEVATGYECGIGLENYNDIKIGDVIEDFEIEKIATTL from the coding sequence ATGAGCAAAACCCACGTGTATGAACTGGCAAAGAAAATGGGGATTGAAAATAAGGAGCTCCTTGCCCGACTCAAGAGCCTTGGCATCGAGGTGAAAAACCACCTGTCGGTGCTGGAGGAAGAAGATGTCCGCAAGGTAACCGCGCCGCCTGCCGCGCCCCCGAAGAGTGGCCCCCAGGAAGAAGTCCGCGTGACGACAACCGTCATCCGTCGTCGCCGTGTGGCAGAGGTCGCTCCCGTCGAGCCGCCGGTCGAGGCTGCTGTCCCTCCGGCCGAAAGCGCAGCCGCACCGGTTGAAATCGAAGGAGCCACGGGGGCTGCCGACCAGGCGCCGTCCGTTGTCGAGCCTTCGGTGGGGCAGGAGCCAGTGGCCGCTCCGGCGCAAGAGCAGGTTACATCTGTTGCCGAGTCCGCCCCCGAGCCCCCGGTTGTGCAAAAGGCTCCGGTCGCGCCCGTCGCCCCTCCTGTGGATGACAGGCCCACGCCCAACAGGGCGCGGATTCTCGGCCGGGTCGAGCTTCCAGGCATCACGACTCCTGCACCCAGGTCTGCGGACAGGCGCGAAGCGACAGCGCCCAGGAAGCGGATCGAAGAGCGTATCATGACCCCCTCTCCGGCCGAACGGCCGGCGTCTGCGGGCGATGACCGCCGCAGGGCGGGAACTCCTCCGCCCCCTCCTCGCAAGGGCAAGGAGTTCGTTGCTCCGGCCGAGCCCGACAGGGGCGCCAAGAAGCCCGGCGGAGGCGGTGCGGGCAAGAAGAAGGAAGCGTTCAAGAAGGCGGAACTTCTTGAGAAGCGTGAACGGATCTTTGAGCCCGGGCCAAAGACGGGCAAAGGCAAGAGACGCGAGAGGGATATGGTCTCTCTCGGCAGAAAGACCGAAATCACGGTGCCCAAGGCCATCAAGCGGATCATCAAGATTTCCGAGTCGATTACCGTCGGCGAACTGGCCAAGCGGATGGGGATCAAGGCGACCGATCTGATTCGGCTCCTGATGAAGATGGGGATGATGGTCACCATCAATCATCCCCTCGATGTGGACGCCGCTACCCTGGTTGCGGCTGAATTCGGGTACGAAATCGAGAACGTTGCGATCGATGTGGACGAGATGCTCGAATCGGTGCCTGACGCGCCTGAGAACCTCAGGAAACGGCCGCCCGTGGTCACCATCATGGGACACGTCGACCACGGCAAGACCTCACTCCTGGATGCGATCCGCGAAGCCAACGTCATCGCCGGTGAGGCCGGCGGCATCACCCAGCACATCGGTGCCTACGATGTGGAACTAAACGGCCGGAAGATCACCTTCCTCGATACGCCGGGCCACGAGGCGTTTACCGCCATGCGCGCCCGCGGCGCCAAGGTGACCGACATCGTCATTCTTGTGGTGGCCGCTGATGATGGTGTGATGCCGCAGACCCGCGAGGCGGTGAACCACTCCAAGGCCGCCGGAGTTCCCATCATCGTTGCCATCAACAAGATCGACAAGCCCGAGGCAAAGCCCGAGCGGGTGAAGCAGGAACTCATGGAATTCGGTTTGGTTTCCGAGGAGTGGGGCGGTGAAACCATCTTTGTCGAGGTTTCGGCGAAGAAGAGGATCAATCTGCCGGAACTGCTCGAAATGGTGCTCCTCCAAGCCGACGTGATGGACCTGAAGGCCAATCCGGGCAAGGACGCCCGCGGCACCATCGTGGAGGCAAAGCTCGACCGTGGCCGCGGCCCCGTTGCTACGGTGCTTGTTCAGGAAGGAACGCTCAAGGTCGGGGATTACTTCGTGGCCGGCGTCCACTCGGGACGGGTCCGCGCCATGCAGAACGATCGGGGCGAAAAGGTCGCCGAAGCAGGCCCCTCCATGCCGGTGGAAGTCATCGGCTTTACGGGGGTCCCCGATGCGGGCGATGTGTTCATCAGCCTTACCGATGAAAAGCGTGCCAAGGAAATCGCCTCCCATCGTCAGCAAAAGTTTCGCGAAACCGAACTTGCCAAGCACAGCAAGATGTCGCTGGAGCAACTCTACGACAAGATCCAGAAGGGCGAGGTCAAGGACCTCAACGCCATCGTCAAGGCCGACGTCCAAGGCTCCGTGGAGGCTGTTTCGGAATCGCTGCGCAAGCTCTCCACCGATGCGGTAAGGCTCAACGTCATCCATTCCTCGGTCGGTGCCATCACCGAAACCGACGTCAACCTGGCCTCGGCGTCCAACGCCATCATCCTCGGCTTCAACGTCCGGCCCGAGCCGAAGGCGTCCGTCCTTGCCGAGAAGGAAGGGGTCGATATCCGTCTCTACAACATCATCTACGATGCGGTGGAGGATATCAAAAAGGCCATGGAAGGGCTCCTCGAGCCAACCCTGCGCGAGAAGTACCTGGGCCGGGCCGAGGTCCGGGAGGTCTTCTCGGTGCCCAAGATCGGCAACGTGGCGGGCTGCTACGTCCAGGACGGCAAGATGATCCGCAACGCCCAGGTGCGGCTGCTGCGGGACAACGTGGTCATCTATGAAGGCAAGATGTCCAGTCTGCGCCGCTTCAAGGACGACGTCAAAGAGGTTGCCACCGGCTACGAGTGCGGTATCGGCCTTGAGAACTACAATGACATCAAGATTGGTGACGTTATCGAGGACTTCGAGATCGAGAAAATCGCCACCACTCTGTAG